One genomic window of Sphingopyxis sp. OPL5 includes the following:
- a CDS encoding 3-hydroxyacyl-CoA dehydrogenase NAD-binding domain-containing protein: protein MSEETPNSVTLEKDGNVAVVIVNNPPVNALSWHVREGLANHFATALADDSVEAIVLRCDGSTFIAGADISEFGKAPRGPDFNAVLNSIEQATKPVVAAIHGTALGGGLETALVCHYRVAVPSAKLGVPEVKLGLLPGAGGTQRLPRVVGVEAAATMVSSGDPLPAAKAKELGLVDALAGEDSLAADAIAFARTKIADGPRPTRERAVFGDVAIIEQLKTANAKKWRGFDAPYANLACVEAATRLPFDEGLAFERQEFTKLMFGSQSAAQRHIFFAERQAAKIDGLPKDTALRDIKKVGVIGAGTMGGGISMNFLQKGIPVTIVEMQQEALDRGTGVIRKNYEASAAKGRFKPEQVEQMMGILTPTLNLDDLADCDLIIEAVYENMDVKKEIFAKLDTIAKPGAILASNTSYLDIDEIATATSRPGDVLGMHFFSPANVMKLLEVVRGDKTAPDALATAMAIGKKIGKVAVVAGVCDGFIGNRMLKPRQVEAMNLLMEGATPQQIDKVHVDFGMPMGPFQMSDLAGVDIGWHRDPTRIESIRDALAAKGRWGQKTGKGFYDYDEKRNPTPSAEVAEIIEDFRQQSNKAKREISDQEIIERTLYPMVNEGALILAEGKAQRASDIDVVWIYGYGWPVYRGGPMFWAGLEGTDKIVAALEKHGFAVAPLLKEKAEAKSGF, encoded by the coding sequence ATGTCCGAAGAAACCCCGAACAGCGTCACGCTGGAGAAAGACGGCAATGTCGCCGTCGTCATCGTCAACAACCCGCCGGTTAACGCGCTGAGCTGGCACGTCCGCGAGGGCCTTGCCAATCACTTCGCGACCGCGCTCGCCGACGACAGCGTCGAGGCGATCGTGCTGCGCTGCGACGGCAGCACCTTCATCGCCGGCGCCGACATCAGCGAATTCGGCAAGGCGCCGCGCGGCCCCGATTTCAACGCGGTGCTCAACAGCATCGAACAGGCGACCAAGCCGGTCGTCGCCGCGATTCACGGGACCGCGCTCGGCGGCGGGCTCGAGACCGCGCTCGTCTGCCATTACCGCGTCGCGGTTCCCTCAGCGAAGCTGGGCGTGCCCGAGGTCAAGCTCGGCCTGCTGCCCGGTGCCGGCGGCACCCAGCGCCTGCCGCGCGTCGTCGGCGTCGAAGCCGCCGCGACGATGGTGTCGTCCGGCGATCCGCTGCCTGCCGCCAAGGCGAAGGAACTCGGCCTCGTCGACGCGCTCGCGGGCGAGGACAGCCTCGCCGCCGACGCGATCGCCTTTGCGCGTACCAAGATCGCCGACGGCCCGCGCCCGACGCGCGAACGCGCCGTGTTCGGCGACGTCGCGATCATCGAACAGCTCAAGACCGCCAATGCCAAAAAGTGGCGCGGGTTCGACGCGCCTTATGCGAACCTCGCCTGTGTGGAGGCCGCGACGCGGCTGCCGTTCGACGAGGGCCTCGCGTTCGAGCGCCAGGAATTCACCAAGCTGATGTTCGGCAGCCAGTCGGCGGCGCAGCGCCACATTTTCTTCGCCGAACGCCAGGCCGCGAAGATCGACGGGCTGCCCAAGGACACCGCGCTGCGCGACATCAAGAAGGTCGGCGTGATCGGCGCCGGCACGATGGGCGGCGGCATCAGCATGAACTTCCTCCAGAAGGGCATCCCGGTCACCATCGTCGAGATGCAGCAGGAAGCGCTCGACCGCGGCACCGGGGTGATCCGCAAAAATTATGAGGCGTCGGCGGCGAAGGGCCGCTTCAAGCCCGAACAGGTCGAGCAAATGATGGGCATCCTGACCCCGACGCTCAACCTCGACGATCTGGCCGATTGCGACCTGATCATCGAGGCGGTCTATGAGAATATGGACGTGAAGAAGGAAATCTTCGCCAAGCTCGATACGATCGCCAAGCCCGGCGCGATCCTCGCGTCGAACACCAGCTACCTCGACATCGACGAGATCGCGACCGCGACCAGCCGTCCCGGCGACGTGCTCGGCATGCATTTCTTCTCGCCCGCGAATGTCATGAAGCTGCTCGAAGTGGTGCGCGGCGACAAGACCGCGCCCGACGCGCTGGCGACGGCGATGGCGATCGGCAAGAAGATCGGCAAGGTCGCGGTGGTCGCGGGGGTGTGCGACGGCTTCATCGGCAACCGCATGCTCAAGCCGCGCCAGGTCGAAGCGATGAACCTGCTGATGGAAGGCGCGACGCCGCAGCAGATCGACAAGGTCCATGTCGATTTCGGCATGCCGATGGGCCCGTTCCAGATGAGCGACCTCGCCGGGGTCGACATCGGCTGGCACCGCGACCCGACGCGCATCGAAAGCATCCGCGACGCGCTCGCCGCCAAGGGCCGCTGGGGGCAGAAGACCGGCAAGGGCTTCTACGACTATGACGAGAAGCGCAACCCGACCCCGAGCGCCGAAGTCGCCGAGATCATCGAGGATTTCCGCCAGCAGTCGAACAAGGCGAAGCGCGAGATCAGCGACCAGGAAATCATCGAGCGCACGCTGTACCCGATGGTCAACGAAGGCGCGCTGATCCTCGCCGAAGGCAAGGCGCAGCGCGCGTCGGACATCGATGTCGTGTGGATCTATGGCTATGGCTGGCCGGTCTATCGCGGCGGCCCGATGTTCTGGGCGGGGCTGGAAGGCACCGACAAGATCGTCGCGGCGCTTGAGAAGCATGGCTTCGCGGTCGCCCCGCTGCTCAAGGAAAAGGCCGAGGCGAAGAGCGGCTTCTAA
- a CDS encoding serine hydrolase domain-containing protein — protein sequence MSGSKNPGFDAARLDRIPAFLKAKYVDTGRLPHAATLVSRRGEIVHQSLVGEGRPGEALKDDAIFRIASMTKPITSIAFMMLVEEGKVALSDPLTKFCPEFKDTGVFVAGGGNVPFLTRAPSQPIRMVDLLRHTAGLTYGFQERTPVDAAYRKARIDDFDADYTMDSFIAGLAKIPLQFDPGAHWNYSMATDVLGAVVERIEGKPFAQVLQERIFGPLAMVDTGFKVPADQQHRLTDCYMFDPQAKMKAFDSGDKSRWAKDRSFHSGGGGLVSTLADYHRFCLMLLGGGALDGVRIISRKTLALMTANHLVGGGDLVQHSVGIFSEAENAGVGFGLGFAVTEQPAQTLTPGSVGDYYWGGMFSTGFFVDPVEEIAMVFMTQLMPSSTYPVRREVKTLIHAALND from the coding sequence GTGAGTGGGTCCAAGAATCCGGGTTTCGATGCCGCGCGGCTCGACCGCATCCCTGCCTTCCTCAAGGCCAAATATGTCGACACCGGCCGCCTGCCGCATGCGGCGACCTTGGTGTCGCGGCGCGGCGAGATCGTGCATCAGTCGCTCGTCGGCGAGGGCCGGCCCGGCGAGGCGCTCAAGGACGATGCGATCTTCCGCATCGCGAGCATGACCAAGCCGATCACCAGCATCGCCTTCATGATGCTGGTCGAGGAGGGCAAGGTCGCGCTTTCCGATCCGCTCACCAAATTTTGCCCCGAGTTCAAGGACACCGGCGTCTTTGTCGCGGGCGGCGGCAATGTGCCCTTCCTGACCCGCGCACCGTCGCAGCCGATCCGCATGGTCGACCTGCTGCGCCACACCGCCGGGCTGACTTACGGGTTTCAGGAGCGCACCCCCGTAGATGCCGCGTACCGCAAGGCGCGAATCGACGATTTCGACGCCGATTATACGATGGACAGCTTCATCGCGGGGCTCGCGAAAATCCCGCTGCAGTTCGACCCCGGCGCGCACTGGAACTATTCGATGGCGACCGACGTGCTCGGCGCGGTGGTCGAACGCATCGAGGGCAAGCCGTTCGCGCAGGTGCTGCAAGAGCGCATCTTCGGCCCGCTCGCCATGGTCGACACCGGCTTCAAGGTCCCCGCCGACCAGCAGCACCGGTTGACCGACTGCTATATGTTCGACCCGCAGGCGAAGATGAAAGCGTTCGACAGCGGCGACAAGAGCCGCTGGGCGAAGGACCGCAGCTTCCATTCGGGCGGCGGCGGACTGGTCTCGACGCTCGCCGACTATCATCGCTTCTGCCTGATGCTGCTCGGCGGCGGGGCGCTCGACGGCGTGCGGATCATCAGCCGTAAGACGCTGGCGCTGATGACCGCGAACCATCTCGTCGGCGGCGGCGACCTCGTCCAGCATAGCGTCGGCATCTTTTCGGAGGCCGAAAATGCCGGGGTCGGCTTCGGGCTCGGCTTCGCGGTGACCGAGCAGCCGGCGCAGACACTGACCCCCGGGTCGGTCGGCGACTATTATTGGGGCGGCATGTTCTCGACCGGCTTCTTCGTCGATCCGGTCGAAGAAATCGCGATGGTCTTCATGACCCAGCTCATGCCCTCTTCCACCTATCCCGTGCGGCGCGAGGTCAAGACCTTGATCCACGCCGCGCTCAACGACTGA